From Acipenser ruthenus unplaced genomic scaffold, fAciRut3.2 maternal haplotype, whole genome shotgun sequence, the proteins below share one genomic window:
- the LOC117965703 gene encoding GTPase IMAP family member 4-like, producing MAAAGFEPGAGRGIMAAEQEAEETVSQELHRASELRIVLLGGSLYCGAGRTEAGNTILGRDEGRSGFSLSRGTRECEKRTGEVSGRRVTVVDTPDLLDTDQVEIERCVSLSAPGPHAFLLVIPVYPEEMIDTVCEFIEEEYCKSFDKVQELFGERAERNTMILFTHGQYLEGRTIEEHIEEAGEELQQLVEKCNYRYHVLKNMEWSDRTQVTQLLDKIDNMVKGNGGGYFTNEMYQEAERWNRLKEQELNEKHKEELRRREEEMKQKYKEEQRRREEEMKQKYEEEQRRREEEMKQKYEWEQCWREEMKQKYEEEQRRREEELKQKYEEEQRKREEKLKEKYEVEQRRREDELKQKYEEEQRRREEEMKHKFEEEQERR from the exons ATGGCAGCTGCAGGTTTTGAACCCGGTGCCG GGCGGGGAATCATGGCTGCAGAACAAGAGGCTGAAGAAACTGTTTCTCAAGAGCTGCACAGGGCCTCTGAACTGAGGATCGTGCTGCTTGGGGGAAGCTTGTATTGTGGGGCTGGGAGGACTGaagcaggaaacaccatcctgggcagagaCGAGGGTAGATCTGGATTCAGCCTCTCTAGAGGaacgagggagtgtgagaagagaaCAGGGGAAGTGTCTGGGAGACGGGTCACTGTGGTCGACACTCCAGACTTGTTAGACACAGACCAGGTCGAGATTGAgagatgtgtttctctgtctgccccgggaccccatgctttcctcctggtgatacccGTGTATCCAGAAGAAATGATTGACACTGTGTGTGAGTTTATAGAAGAAGAGTATTGCAAGTCCTTTGATAAAGTGCAGGAGCTGTTTGGTGAGAGAGCTGAGAGGAACACGATGATCCTTTTCACCCACGGGCAATATCTGGAAGGCAGGACGATTGAGGAGCACATTGAGGAAGCTGGTGAggagctccagcagcttgttgagaaatgtaattacaggtatcatgttctcaaAAATATGGAGTGGAGCGatcgcactcaggtcacacagctcctggacaagatagacaacatggtgaagggaAATGGAGGTGGCTATTTCACCAATGAGATGTACCAGGAAGCAGAGAGATGGAATAGACTAAAGGAACAGGAGCTGAATGAGAAACACAAAGAGGAActaaggaggagagaagaggagatgaaacagaaatataaggaggaacagaggaggagagaagaggagatgaaacagaaatatgaggaggaacagaggaggagagaagaggagatgaaacaaaAATATGAGTGGGAACAGTGTTGGAGagaagagatgaaacagaaatatgaggaggaacagaggaggagagaagaggagttgaaacagaaatatgaggaggaacagaggaagAGAGAAGAGAAGTTAAAAGAGAAATATGAggtggaacagaggaggagagaagacgagctgaaacagaaatatgaagaggaacagaggaggagagaagaggagatgaaacataAATTTGAGGAGGAACaggagaggagatga